The proteins below come from a single Gimesia alba genomic window:
- a CDS encoding DUF1559 domain-containing protein produces the protein MESEPVESSTKKNGVKIFLVSGSVLVLFICGAAFVLFLACMGAVFPLEILISTFAGWFLFLKRVIPQMTVSVPGLLSALVLSAIMVVVIQFMGRYFIRQFHKQNQASVPEQWRFRWTCAVLVLLVFSFAGGFAVVGVAYQSTWLMTSDKNLIQMSGWAMRRSTSKNNLKQIGLAMHHYHETHSRLPFGGTFDQTGRPQHSWATRLLPYLDQEPLYNQIDFNQPWTAEANRSVFETDLYFFENPGIEYAVANGKRDAESDQGYQPAHYAANSHVLNVNSGLSFKEIKDGTSYTLLAGEVKSGIKAWGDPTNFRDPMLGINQSPRGFGSPYQGGAHFLLGDGSVRFVTDKIDPQILKTLATPNGGESLGEF, from the coding sequence ATGGAAAGTGAACCTGTTGAGTCATCAACTAAGAAAAACGGTGTCAAAATCTTTCTCGTAAGTGGAAGTGTCCTCGTATTATTTATCTGCGGGGCTGCTTTTGTGTTGTTTCTGGCCTGCATGGGGGCCGTTTTCCCGCTTGAAATTCTGATCTCTACTTTCGCAGGCTGGTTCTTATTTTTAAAACGGGTCATCCCGCAGATGACCGTATCTGTCCCCGGCCTGCTGTCGGCTCTCGTGCTGTCAGCGATTATGGTAGTGGTAATTCAATTTATGGGCCGCTATTTCATTCGACAGTTCCACAAACAAAACCAAGCCAGCGTTCCCGAGCAGTGGCGGTTTCGGTGGACGTGTGCCGTGCTGGTGTTGCTGGTTTTTTCTTTCGCTGGAGGTTTTGCTGTGGTGGGAGTTGCCTACCAGAGTACCTGGCTAATGACCAGTGATAAGAATTTGATCCAGATGAGTGGTTGGGCTATGAGACGCAGTACGTCTAAAAATAATCTCAAACAGATCGGCTTGGCGATGCATCATTACCACGAGACACATTCCCGGCTCCCCTTCGGTGGAACTTTTGATCAAACGGGTCGGCCTCAACACAGCTGGGCTACGCGGCTGCTTCCCTATCTGGATCAGGAACCCCTGTATAATCAGATTGATTTTAACCAGCCCTGGACCGCAGAAGCGAATCGCTCGGTTTTTGAAACGGATCTTTACTTTTTCGAAAATCCGGGAATCGAATACGCAGTTGCCAATGGGAAGCGCGACGCAGAAAGCGACCAGGGTTATCAACCTGCGCATTACGCCGCCAACAGCCATGTGTTGAATGTGAATTCAGGTTTGAGCTTCAAAGAAATCAAAGATGGCACTTCCTATACTCTACTGGCTGGTGAAGTGAAATCAGGTATCAAGGCTTGGGGCGATCCGACCAACTTTCGCGACCCGATGCTGGGGATCAATCAGAGCCCCCGCGGATTCGGCAGTCCCTACCAAGGAGGCGCGCATTTTCTATTGGGAGATGGCAGCGTCAGATTTGTCACCGATAAGATTGATCCGCAGATACTCAAAACCCTGGCAACGCCCAATGGCGGTGAATCGTTGGGGGAGTTTTGA
- a CDS encoding SDR family NAD(P)-dependent oxidoreductase — MNTADSEQKSQKFVILGATGAIGSELSRRLVQAGHEVFLGGRNQSRLECLSEELAAPTQTIDGTDPESIERCIQGACGKLGHVDGVVNCIGSVLLKPAHLTSDQEWSDVLAVNLTSAFAAVRSAAKVMGRQGGTIVLISSAAARIGLANHEAIAASKAGVIGLTLSAAATYANRGIRVNAVAPGLIKSNMTQSLWETPAAESASTDMHALNRIGEPADVASMIEWLLQAENNWITGQVLGIDGGLATIVPRARQKRG; from the coding sequence ATGAATACAGCCGATTCTGAGCAGAAGTCACAAAAGTTCGTCATCCTGGGGGCGACGGGCGCCATCGGTTCCGAGTTAAGCCGTCGTCTGGTTCAAGCGGGTCACGAGGTCTTTCTCGGCGGTCGTAATCAATCGCGGTTGGAGTGTCTTTCTGAGGAATTAGCTGCGCCGACACAGACAATCGACGGAACTGATCCTGAATCGATCGAGCGGTGCATCCAGGGAGCCTGCGGAAAATTGGGACACGTTGATGGCGTGGTGAACTGCATCGGTTCGGTGCTCCTCAAGCCAGCACATCTGACCTCCGATCAGGAATGGTCCGATGTGCTGGCTGTTAATTTAACATCTGCCTTTGCGGCGGTGCGGAGTGCCGCAAAAGTGATGGGGCGGCAGGGAGGAACGATCGTGCTGATTTCTTCCGCGGCCGCACGGATCGGGCTGGCCAATCATGAAGCGATTGCCGCCTCCAAGGCAGGTGTGATCGGTCTGACGCTCTCGGCTGCCGCGACCTATGCCAATCGGGGAATCCGCGTCAATGCAGTGGCCCCCGGTTTGATCAAATCGAACATGACACAAAGTCTCTGGGAAACACCGGCGGCAGAATCGGCTTCGACTGACATGCATGCGCTAAATCGAATCGGCGAACCTGCGGATGTGGCTTCGATGATTGAATGGTTATTGCAGGCGGAAAACAATTGGATCACAGGCCAGGTGCTGGGCATTGACGGCGGGTTAGCAACCATCGTGCCTCGCGCCCGACAGAAACGGGGTTGA
- a CDS encoding DUF1559 domain-containing protein: MADSTIPENSSAGDQQSQSGSMNLLQVLVLIVFVGFVTLCLGIVFPVQMGYQLVIGWTSYITRTLPGVTISVERTTWFLVAFGLFTWGVHLGGKKWYRQKQIAESAPVWRGRWTFSLAAICFLLGLSGICVISMTHQTWWMVTGEPETFVARNFRFPFMVYSCREAARRSTSKYNLKLIGLGMHNYHEAYGQLPVGGSFSQAGQPQHSWVTRLLPYLDQAALYDQINFHQPWTSEDNRQHFQTKLNALLNPGIASDDDREYQPAHYAANSRVLNVNSGMNFKEITDGVSNTILAGEIKSNIKAWGDPTNFRDPARGINQSPHGFGGPFKGGANMLMIDGSVRFISEDIDPTILKALSTPNGGEAVGEF; encoded by the coding sequence ATGGCTGATTCAACGATTCCAGAAAACAGTTCGGCAGGTGATCAACAATCCCAAAGTGGCAGCATGAATCTGTTACAGGTATTAGTATTGATTGTATTTGTAGGCTTCGTGACGCTCTGCTTGGGCATTGTGTTTCCCGTCCAGATGGGATATCAGTTAGTCATCGGTTGGACAAGTTATATTACACGCACGCTGCCCGGGGTTACGATTTCTGTGGAACGGACGACCTGGTTTCTTGTTGCTTTTGGACTGTTTACATGGGGCGTACACCTGGGAGGGAAAAAATGGTATCGACAAAAGCAGATCGCGGAGAGCGCGCCGGTCTGGCGAGGGCGCTGGACGTTCTCGCTGGCTGCGATCTGTTTCCTGTTGGGGCTGAGTGGCATCTGCGTGATCAGTATGACGCATCAAACCTGGTGGATGGTGACGGGCGAGCCAGAGACTTTTGTGGCGAGAAATTTTCGTTTTCCGTTTATGGTATATAGCTGTCGTGAAGCTGCCAGACGCAGTACGTCTAAATATAATCTCAAACTGATTGGTTTGGGGATGCACAATTATCATGAAGCGTATGGGCAGCTTCCCGTTGGCGGTTCCTTCAGTCAGGCAGGACAGCCACAACATAGTTGGGTGACGCGTCTCTTACCTTATCTGGATCAGGCTGCTTTGTATGACCAGATCAATTTCCATCAGCCCTGGACCTCCGAAGACAATCGCCAGCATTTTCAAACGAAACTCAATGCTCTCTTGAACCCGGGAATCGCATCCGATGATGATCGGGAATATCAACCCGCTCATTACGCCGCCAACAGTCGTGTGCTCAATGTGAATTCAGGCATGAACTTTAAAGAGATCACTGACGGCGTCTCCAATACGATTCTGGCGGGCGAAATCAAATCAAATATCAAAGCCTGGGGCGATCCGACAAACTTTCGCGACCCGGCACGGGGTATCAATCAAAGTCCTCATGGTTTTGGAGGCCCGTTTAAAGGGGGCGCTAATATGCTGATGATCGATGGTAGCGTGCGGTTTATTTCGGAGGACATCGATCCTACGATCCTCAAAGCGCTCAGTACGCCTAATGGGGGTGAAGCGGTCGGGGAATTTTAA
- a CDS encoding SRPBCC family protein, giving the protein MVTINRTAQGIYVLQSELLIPHSISDVFDFFARPENLESLTPPWLHFQIVTPKPVPIHEGALIDYRLKLHGFPMKWKTEITDWEPPVRFVDLQLKGPYRFWRHEHTFQEQAGGTLVRDKVEYAVLGGALINRLFVQKDVERIFQYRLDRLKSFPPTD; this is encoded by the coding sequence ATGGTCACAATCAACAGGACGGCACAGGGAATCTATGTGCTCCAATCTGAACTCCTGATTCCACATTCGATTTCGGATGTGTTTGACTTCTTTGCCCGGCCTGAGAATCTCGAATCGCTGACGCCCCCCTGGTTACATTTTCAGATTGTGACTCCCAAACCGGTGCCGATTCATGAAGGGGCGCTCATCGACTATCGGCTCAAGCTCCACGGGTTTCCCATGAAATGGAAAACCGAAATCACTGACTGGGAGCCGCCGGTCCGGTTTGTGGATCTGCAACTCAAAGGCCCTTATCGCTTCTGGCGGCACGAACACACGTTTCAGGAACAGGCAGGCGGGACGCTGGTACGAGACAAAGTCGAGTATGCGGTTTTGGGCGGCGCCCTGATCAATCGCTTGTTTGTTCAAAAGGATGTCGAACGCATTTTTCAATACCGGCTCGATCGATTGAAATCGTTTCCGCCTACGGACTGA
- a CDS encoding class I SAM-dependent methyltransferase: MEPLLTNEELEWSDVAANCRMNREREITGTNSYTADLKLNPLEFLTARCGSRKTVRWLDLCCGSGRALIQANEYFQRQKLNHQISILGIDLVDLFLPVTAKDTSLQLETASLHTWRTRKKFDLITCVHGLHYVGDKLKLIANAVNWLKDDGLFIAHLDLDNLQSSDGKWKTKEKREFLKRQNVDFDPRSHLLSCQGCQQISFPCEYIGASDQAGPNFTGQPAVNSVYELTRD; this comes from the coding sequence ATGGAACCGCTGCTGACAAATGAGGAACTGGAATGGTCGGACGTCGCAGCGAACTGTCGTATGAATCGCGAGCGCGAAATTACCGGTACGAACAGCTATACCGCCGATCTGAAGTTGAATCCGCTGGAATTTTTAACCGCGCGTTGTGGTTCCCGGAAAACGGTCCGCTGGCTGGATCTCTGCTGCGGTTCCGGGCGGGCCTTGATTCAGGCAAATGAATATTTTCAACGCCAGAAGCTCAATCACCAGATTTCGATTCTAGGCATTGATCTGGTCGATCTGTTTCTGCCTGTCACTGCAAAGGATACTTCGCTGCAATTAGAAACAGCGTCGCTACACACCTGGCGCACCCGTAAAAAGTTCGATCTGATCACCTGCGTGCACGGCCTGCATTATGTCGGCGACAAATTAAAACTGATCGCTAACGCAGTCAACTGGCTGAAAGACGATGGATTGTTCATCGCCCACCTGGATTTAGACAATCTGCAATCCAGTGATGGCAAATGGAAAACGAAAGAGAAACGCGAATTCCTGAAGCGGCAAAATGTTGACTTCGACCCGCGCTCGCATCTCCTTTCCTGTCAGGGATGTCAACAGATTTCATTCCCTTGTGAATACATCGGTGCCTCGGATCAGGCAGGACCGAATTTTACCGGTCAACCTGCCGTAAATTCCGTTTATGAACTGACCCGGGATTGA
- a CDS encoding tetratricopeptide repeat protein, with the protein MHFCSLQPETASSSDRRKTGVWRGVACFLLVLLCSMNVCPAEDATRAYFDGLRQRHLFGIAEGFCLDRLSGTRLSDTERARYTLELARTLAAHAMVTSGDEQAELWNRAEKTLTELIKKYPQWADTTVFEAERARITTQKAEILYWQAKAIPHNDALKQKALAKLAQADKELLVAETQLNQLLKKSGTFKNFTVLKTATIRDTLLDFQLQIAQTKIKLADLYDQQSPQRKTSLADAEKWLEPLSRRATTLPITWLSKLALIQCDRIAGNYAAAARAIQALVKEKPPAYLNEPLFVESIRILLAENKSQLAATQIIKYRQEHGHYSSELGYLEIDALIQLRKVALDNRQTALAEELWREVETRAKHLGATQPGYWAQRARMLVDQQHQVDQYGSGISQSLKQAQLLYSQGKLEQAIVAYDKTAKQAAEQGKPELAFELGFTSASLQLKSKQYKQAAAQFQSLSQRYHSNAQAADADLLAAWCLGQLYSQSRTKSRRLAYTGALEAVRTRFPNSKSYYEAGWMLARLEEARLQYSKALVLYTEIPADQPKAADAHLGIARCYEQILLRLTSLNKPTKAWRAEAIDVLENFLKGFPDRSEKTHLASQAEIALRLTRIYLNANPPLYAKANRLLELIHHTASQMTSQLRRNNEQSETSVSQTTKQIQFWNQISNQALRLQIIALAGQGNPSAAQSLVENLETAGTDELLSVLNGVSQINLELTPQARRDLGMLQLKSAEKLASRREELNPQQLKQLNLCLAEAYLAIDQPIRALEFYQDLLKQSPKDAALIRQVALLLERCGTKACLRQATPKWRQLEAAEKPGSIPWLDARLHIIQTMFDSGDEAEAKKLLGVTRLLYPELGNDDLKQQYQELQMRMKK; encoded by the coding sequence ATGCATTTTTGCTCCTTACAACCTGAAACCGCATCTTCATCAGATCGACGTAAAACAGGTGTCTGGCGCGGCGTCGCCTGTTTCCTGCTTGTGTTGCTGTGCTCAATGAATGTCTGCCCTGCGGAAGATGCGACACGGGCATACTTTGATGGACTGCGTCAGCGGCATCTGTTTGGCATCGCCGAAGGGTTTTGTTTAGACCGCTTGTCCGGAACACGGCTTTCTGATACCGAACGAGCCCGCTACACATTGGAACTGGCACGCACGCTGGCAGCGCATGCGATGGTAACCAGCGGCGATGAACAGGCCGAACTCTGGAACCGCGCCGAAAAGACCCTTACAGAACTTATCAAAAAATATCCCCAGTGGGCTGATACGACAGTGTTTGAAGCCGAACGCGCACGGATCACCACTCAGAAAGCCGAAATTCTCTACTGGCAAGCCAAAGCGATTCCGCATAATGATGCTCTGAAGCAGAAGGCGCTCGCGAAACTGGCGCAGGCAGACAAGGAATTATTGGTCGCGGAAACACAATTGAATCAGCTACTCAAAAAATCGGGCACCTTTAAAAACTTTACGGTTCTCAAAACGGCCACCATCCGCGACACGCTGCTGGATTTTCAACTGCAGATAGCCCAGACGAAAATCAAACTCGCCGATTTATACGACCAGCAAAGCCCCCAACGAAAAACCAGTCTGGCTGACGCCGAGAAATGGCTGGAACCACTTTCCCGGCGCGCCACCACTCTGCCAATCACCTGGCTCAGCAAGCTGGCGTTGATTCAATGCGATCGTATCGCAGGAAATTACGCAGCCGCCGCGCGGGCGATCCAGGCGCTCGTAAAAGAAAAACCGCCGGCTTATCTGAATGAGCCGCTCTTTGTGGAATCGATCCGGATTTTACTGGCAGAAAATAAATCACAACTGGCGGCAACACAAATCATCAAATACCGTCAGGAGCACGGGCATTATTCCAGTGAACTCGGTTACCTGGAAATCGATGCGTTGATCCAGCTCAGAAAAGTGGCTTTAGATAATCGGCAGACCGCGCTCGCCGAGGAACTCTGGCGGGAAGTCGAAACCCGGGCGAAGCATCTGGGAGCAACACAGCCCGGCTATTGGGCACAACGGGCGCGCATGCTGGTCGATCAACAACATCAGGTCGACCAGTATGGAAGTGGAATTTCCCAGAGCCTGAAACAAGCACAACTCCTGTATTCTCAAGGCAAACTGGAACAAGCCATCGTCGCCTACGACAAAACAGCAAAACAAGCCGCCGAACAAGGGAAACCCGAGCTGGCTTTCGAGCTCGGCTTCACCAGCGCTTCCTTGCAGCTCAAGTCAAAACAATACAAGCAGGCGGCTGCTCAGTTTCAATCGCTGTCTCAAAGATATCATTCCAACGCCCAGGCAGCGGATGCGGATTTACTGGCGGCCTGGTGTCTGGGCCAGCTCTATTCACAAAGTCGGACGAAGTCCCGACGACTCGCCTATACCGGAGCGCTGGAAGCGGTACGCACACGTTTCCCGAACAGCAAAAGTTATTACGAAGCCGGCTGGATGCTGGCGCGGCTGGAAGAAGCGCGGCTGCAATATTCAAAAGCACTTGTCCTCTATACGGAAATCCCTGCCGATCAACCTAAAGCAGCCGACGCCCATCTGGGTATCGCCCGCTGCTATGAACAAATTTTGCTGCGACTGACTTCGCTCAACAAACCAACCAAAGCCTGGCGCGCGGAAGCGATCGATGTTCTGGAGAATTTCTTGAAGGGATTCCCCGACAGATCAGAGAAAACCCATCTCGCTTCCCAGGCAGAAATCGCATTGCGACTCACGCGAATCTATCTGAATGCCAATCCGCCTCTGTATGCGAAAGCGAACCGACTGCTGGAGCTGATCCATCACACAGCGTCTCAGATGACGTCACAATTAAGAAGAAATAACGAGCAGTCGGAAACCAGCGTTTCGCAAACGACAAAGCAAATTCAATTCTGGAATCAGATTTCGAATCAGGCGTTGCGACTGCAGATCATCGCGCTCGCCGGTCAGGGCAATCCGTCCGCCGCCCAGTCACTCGTGGAGAACCTGGAGACCGCGGGCACCGATGAATTGCTCTCGGTATTGAATGGCGTTTCACAGATAAATCTGGAACTCACACCACAAGCCCGCCGAGATTTGGGAATGCTGCAACTCAAGTCAGCCGAAAAACTGGCCAGCCGCCGCGAAGAATTGAATCCGCAACAATTGAAGCAGCTGAATCTCTGCCTGGCAGAAGCCTATCTGGCAATTGATCAGCCGATCAGAGCGCTCGAGTTTTACCAGGATCTGTTAAAGCAGTCTCCGAAAGATGCGGCGCTCATCAGGCAAGTGGCATTGCTACTGGAACGTTGCGGCACTAAAGCCTGCCTGCGACAGGCAACGCCCAAATGGCGACAGCTGGAAGCGGCTGAAAAGCCGGGCAGCATCCCCTGGCTGGACGCACGGCTGCACATCATTCAAACCATGTTCGACTCCGGGGACGAAGCCGAGGCCAAAAAACTGCTGGGCGTCACCAGACTGCTGTACCCCGAACTCGGTAACGACGATCTCAAGCAGCAATATCAAGAACTACAAATGCGAATGAAGAAGTGA
- a CDS encoding metallophosphoesterase family protein gives MVRDRLLAIGDIHGCLTALELLLEKVQPTPDDLLVILGDVISRGPDTRGCIELLMELQETIPLVCLMGNHEEYMLDARDSDIACGSWMYFGGEETLLSYDPQYLRADIENVPESHWEFIEGFQDYFETDHEIFVHGMVDPDLPLTEQDSTEFRWRKFTDVRPHLSGKQVICGHTSQKSGLPVNLRHSICIDTNACRGGWLTCLDVNGEVAHQTNEDGEYRMLDMNSLE, from the coding sequence ATGGTGCGAGACCGTCTGTTGGCAATCGGGGATATTCACGGCTGTCTGACTGCGCTGGAGTTGTTGCTCGAAAAAGTCCAGCCGACGCCCGACGATCTGCTGGTGATTCTGGGTGATGTTATCTCGCGCGGGCCGGATACGCGGGGCTGCATTGAGTTGCTGATGGAGTTGCAGGAAACGATACCGCTGGTCTGTCTGATGGGAAATCATGAAGAGTATATGCTCGATGCCCGTGATTCGGATATTGCCTGTGGCAGTTGGATGTATTTTGGCGGCGAGGAGACACTACTCTCCTATGATCCGCAGTACCTCAGAGCCGACATCGAAAACGTGCCCGAATCTCACTGGGAATTTATTGAAGGCTTTCAGGATTACTTCGAAACCGATCACGAGATTTTCGTGCATGGCATGGTGGACCCAGATCTTCCCTTAACAGAGCAGGACTCTACGGAATTTCGCTGGCGCAAATTTACCGATGTCCGCCCGCATCTTTCTGGTAAACAGGTCATCTGCGGCCACACGTCTCAGAAGTCAGGCCTCCCGGTGAATCTCAGGCATTCTATCTGCATCGATACCAATGCCTGCCGGGGCGGCTGGTTGACCTGCCTGGATGTGAACGGAGAAGTCGCCCATCAAACCAATGAGGACGGCGAATATCGGATGCTGGATATGAACTCGCTGGAGTGA